aacatccatcccgtgaccgtggctacgttcagcgaccgattgtcacctcgaacccaatctcgcttattacaaatcttaagcaattacaactataataaaatctaggctaaggtactagaggatgttcccaaaatttccaaggaaaggcttcggctttcctttcatctccgacatattaataatggattgaaaatacagatattagttagacagagaaacgatgtttgattaacaggaaaactaaatgcaacgctcgtatttacaacaaataacttgacaactatttggtaactctctctctctctctctctctctctctctctctcactagcaactctaacactcgacaacactcgcaactcaattctaacgactctatgcttcgacgtctcgatcaactctgattctcgcaacacgcacacttttcgattcgccttagatagcgaaaccgtccttcttctaacgcgtttttaaaacgcgatggcgctatcactttctaaaagcgtcgtctttacatttccgatggccacgggcacatccgactgccagatatacaatgtattataagagtatcattaccatacttttcatgaaaagagcaatttttcttgataactatactctgtaacatagattgaagtcgctgatttgatccctctgatatcgttgtcttatgagagtctcgcctggtcttgattggttctgttgactcttatcgttgtgaaaaatcgattcgttgtgtaccttttttgtatagagaattattttgtggtagaatataatgttgtaatatttgtggtctttactttactaattttgtcactgagtcgctctttggttcgttgagcgattcatattccgcatatattccgtacttgcttcgcttggtacttttataattttcgcagttacaataaaaaatttaattcttaacagattaaagatttaacctcttgctttatagtgtacaataatttttttttttttgtataggttatgtgatccatagtttgagtaagtagtacatatatatatatatatatatttacgtgacaagctttcatttcaatctatatttaagattaatattttatcagcttctgttcgtaacaacatcgaagtagtcaataagtttgaagagtataattaaggaagttatgaaggaagaggttaagaacaaattctgaaagaggttatgtacaactcagtagtactgctttacattactttgcgaattacttttcaagcataaaaatagtttaacagccacttatagttacttccttaccattacattcattaaattcgtttgattttgtaaacaaaataaccacgctgaccagtctcttatttaaaatagaattattttgtcatatatccaacagtttactttctcttcgtaaatattattaataattttatcaatttcgtatacttccatccttcgtataagtgacaatgaatcagaagagtttcatagcaatattgaacaacatacagtcaactacaacaccattagatacatccaccatacagtcaactacaacaccattagataacaacaatacaatagattataattttctacgtgtcattgattcatcatcatcattttccatttttttagcatatgtaaaaacgtatctgacgtaatcttacctggccctttgagtacaaaaatccattcaaatgaaacaaagggaaaagaaataagaaaacaaacactcacatacgaatcttcattacataactgtatgtactcctcgaggtataattactcagacacgttacagcgtaccttcttcgttccctgatggctgatgttgatcgttgacgtttataatgaaagaatttcgtcaacggcgccatctggatccctgttgaaaaattaaaatagccgcaacagcaccattaagctcatcacccagagtagctcttgttgctgagtcgtggaggaattattatcatcaacgacataaactataccagttccggtaacgttcttcagaTGGTCCAGGCACTCGAACTCGCAACATCgctctccaacacggaatttcttgcatgtctgtggtaaaaagaaatcgaatctgatccgtcgtatcgagtagtccagtgattagggggtttcggtgtttgttgactcttttgctatatctgtcgctatattttgctattttctctttgactgtaggtatcttgaggtcgcgatggatggtttcgttggtaacataccaaggtgcgtctattaaggctcttagcgttttcgattggaatcgttgtagtatttcgatgttggagttacttggacagcaacagctggtgatactgtcatacacctccatttataaactttcgaaaatcgatgtgaccttcaaactttagtgtattctgtttcacagcacaaaatgtttccgaaacgtacgtttattgttacaataaacttgactagtggctctgaaatactatccttgaaaaaacaatggggaaattagAGCAAAAaacagaaggaaataaacaaagaccttgttggttcgtaaaaataaaatatgctacaggaaaaacttttttcAACGGATTGAGaatgcgacaagctttaaaagctatgacgcgaatcgagcgtttgtctacaaaagcgcattttcggtggatatatatgtcggaatgacattggggatagggttgtcggtgtttgaggagtcttcattgaaggtagccatcgttgcggtgtaacgaagatacgatttattgacacaggtatgaataacacaggtttgacaatctaccacggcggtgagacgtccgcgacactagtgacagtggtctccggttcaataacgaatccgcggccaacgggatgaccgatgggcgttctcgctgaatctaagtctgactcgtaaaaataattgctgagcgtaaagacgttactctttggtcgacggaagcgcgtaaaagaatgcccgtcccgtcccgatgatgccacagaggaaaactataatggggtgtgtctaaggacacgagatcatcggattcgtcgaggaaagccttcgttcagaaagtaagggaaattggcgttgctgctaattggtcaatctccatatcggtggttagaaaaagatgctagccgccctcgagggaaagttgctagtgggagacgccgctcgttgaaaaataagtctcccctattttcccgtagttgggacaaagactgtttgtctgtttgaaggactttagttgactaaatcttaagatttataacgggccctcgagctagccgaacatgtactgcggagacgcatcgacatctggcaatcatcttactcgaagaatagggtctgcgtgtggcgagccacaggacagaaaccgttggaatgtttactgtcgcgtgtcgccacgaatatttcttttaaggagagctatagaattacttcatacctttgttagacaaagcgttcatcccgtgaccgcggctacgttcggcgactgactgtcgcctcgagcccaagctcattatcacgactctcgaacaattacaatcggattgaataactacaattgttcaattacagctatagtagactctaggttacaatgttgcgggattatccaaaattccaaaggctccggtgttctttcatctctgacatataattatataatgactcattgaaaaccaactttcattttttgttgatagtatggcaagaaaatgtgaagttcgagcgcttgtaacgattgcctgagttgcgtcatccttggttttaggagaagatagggaagtcactgaagggtgtcgcggcttcgatgtctttcgtagctgcgacgcggaggcctctcggttgttctttgaacaatcgtcaacgtggacgaacgtcaaagcgaaaccacgcgaattcggcatttccgataatacggaacactgtaaacgcgactgcgttgaattcgttcgattaattcctagcagtatctataaatagtgaacttaaggccccatacacaactgcatacgctaggttgtaagaaataatagctatataagtatgtagcggcacatgagttagagaacgatgcaaatcgagagcgactcatattattgttttgcctcgtgacactcacacagtcttgacgtacatgtaacgtcaacaaatatctccaacagactcaggaaacctgaaccgccttgcacacgacaccgactcccaaaacaaaggaatatgaattcggcacataggcataagataaacgaacatctagaagggctgagTCTTGATCCAgtctttcagtctttcggtaacggtcaaatcgcacacttgtaatcctattataaaataaaggtatctcgaactctggtccaagaacccaacatttttttattattattttcccattatttttacgtgacattttggcgatcctgccaggatccattcgcttcagtgtaaacgaagttacgatttcagtctacggacattattgaagatcgaaggattcgaactacttgtgttatgaactttggtgccaataatttaccacggtGGACCAAATCAACCAATAACCAAAGTTATAAATCCTGGCAGGAAGAAAGGCACGTGTTATTGATATCAACTGGTTAGCTGGAATGTTGAATAGGAATTTAAAGAACCAACTCAAACtttatcgataataaaatatggaaaatatgACTGCAAATAATGACGTGAAGAATAATGGAAATATTCTATAGGATATTTGAATGTTTATtagagaattttaataataatatggaacataaagaagaaagaaattcgatGATACTAAATAATGATGATACTGAAAATTTCagtgatttttattaatataaaattaacattaatataaataaaaacaaaatctaTTATAAATGATATAGACGAACGTTTTAACTAAATATCGTTAGAAAGAAAAGTGACACAAGTATACATACGAAACAATACAAAACATCCGCATCTATCTAGAGAAATTTGTTATGAATTTCAAAGTCTGTATAAATACGTATACTAATACATAGAGCTTCTAAAGCTCTAAAgttttaatgtttaaaaaaaagtacaaaaatatttctattaaaatatatatgatattttccACGGTATTTTCTACGTAGTTTCTACAATTAAGGATTTCCTCGTTCCCATCGATTTTCCTCTAGTTGTGAGACCCTCGGATAATCACGTCCCTTTCATTTTATCTTCGCTACGCTCGATTATAAATACGGAActgaatatagaattatttgcaAATCAATGAATCCGATGATGTAATTTGTTACGCGCTCGAAACGAATTAGTATCACTTATCTTAGTTTCAATCAATACCTCACTTTCTCAAGTCATTGATTAAAATACGATTTACACTCGTACAGATCGAGCTTTCTTTCTCAATATTTCCGTCGAATATTCGTGATCAATCGTTTAATCGACCTTGATAATTAgaatagaaataagaaaattcgAACGCCAAATCATTAACGAACCAGCCACTTGCTCACGAATCTCGTCAACTTGGCCTTGTTTTGTCgaacaaattgtaaatttttccaACCTCGGCTTGAGTCATCGATTCAGGGTTAATGCACGTCACCTGAGTTTCTTTGGTCTCGATTTTCACAATTGGAATGCTGTCTGCAGGACAAACTTGCTATTCGATCAAGAAAACTCGTTTCAATGACTCGTCTGATGAACTTTTAATCAGCGTTCTTACGTTTCAACAGAGTCTCTTCAAAAGTTTCAATCAGGGTCTTAACGCTGTACTTTCAGggtataaaatatctttcaagACAGAGACTAGTCTAGATTTTCTCTTCAGTATATTGATATTAGAACAATAactggaaaatatatttctacagtattataattgaaattttttcatgtagagttataataaaattttgtattataaattgccTGTATTATGGATATCAGACAATGAATTCAGCATGAATTATATTGATcttatattaaacaatttattagaattttcaatggaatatttaaaatgttacttgattgttttatattattatgtgatatttttacgaattttaaATAAGTTTGCTAGAAGAAGAtgttcattttaattaaaaccatatacatgtatgtatgtatatatacatagatttATAGTTGTGGAAGCGTTCGTTGTAGAACCATTCATTCGTTACCTTCGCTTTCCGTTGGGAagtgaaaatttatgaaaaccCTGGTATGCTATAGTTGTCCAGAAATGAAAAGCAATTTTGAACAACTAATCCTTTGTAATCAGAATATTGTCTCgttaaaagagaaaacaaaattataattgatCGCGAGTATAGAGGGAAAATATtagtatagaaaataattgcgAACTAACTacctttaaatattataaatattcaatggtatatatatatccaaatatcttaaagtttcatatttttatcttgcatgaaattcttataaaacaggaaaattaatttttctctgtctctctccctctctttgaTATAAACGCCgcagttaaaaaataaatatgtatgacCTCATGTATATTCATATGTATTTAAGCATCTTCGTAACTTTGAATGgttttctatttcatttaaattgttGCATGGCAACGTGAGTTCTGTTGCGAAATTCATATACTTGTAGAAACGTCAGTCGTAAATCAAGCATAACAACAGTTTTACAGTATGTTGTAGAGATtactttgttatttaaacTTAGAGATCTTCCTGCTTACAGTAATTACAAAAAGTAACTGTACACCATCGTATTTAGAACagcatttatatatataccaattaattaaGACTAAGTCTTAAGATAAGACTGATTAAAATATTAGCTTTCGTATCATTTGTAATACTTTCATACAtgcttataaataattaatgctatcaaaatgaaacgtaaaaactgatttaaaaaaaaggaagagagacgCTTCATTGGGAAATAAGGATACATACGTACAAgtactttttgtagccactgtgTGGCTTTCAAACTCAATTCCAGggcaaaaaagaaattattgaaaaacgGTTACCTAATATGTACATCATAGTGAAGCAATTATCAAAGGCgaattgtaatatcgtagaataaatttgaattagagatcggttgaaaatagaaaaaaccgtgtacgtcgtccttctgtggttcgtttacatttaagagcgcctatgtgactaaagtcacctagttcttacagagatatgagaaaaacaagaaacaacgttagagcagaaggacggtttcgtgTTTCAAGGGCGGACGACCGAGAAgtcagagtatgcgagtcgaaaagcgagTGTGTTGCGAAAGTCAGAGGtaattgagtcgttgaagagtagagtcgttagaggtttcgagttgtcgaagagtagagtcgttagaggtttcgagtcgtcgaagagtagagtcgtgagaattgatagagttgttagagagagagtgtgtgtgtgttagattcgttgtgacaagagtgatcaaataactgtaaagttatttgatatagatacgagtattgcatttagttccgttaaataaatatcgttctctgtccaatttatatctgtatattcagtttaatattaataaattgtaagcaatcgaaaaaaaaatttctatccttatttttcgatattacaGAATCCAACGAAAAAACGACACAAAGTGAACTGCCAGAAGCTACCCGCGAACGCAGTAGCCACCCCAGCGAGAAATCCCATTAAATTAGCTCCGAGTAAAGCTGGTATTCTTCCATATTGATCAGCAACCCATCCAAAAATTAATCCTCCGAAGATAGCGCCGATGAAGAAGATACTTTGAGCTATGGCTGGCAATGCATCATACTGACAAACCCATCCCAGCTGCAACAGAAAACTACAGTCGAATGATTTACTTCTGATCACGATCAGCATCACAGAAATCTTATAGCAATTTTAACGCCTCGATTAAACGAATTTTCGATCAAAGTTTCGAAATTCCTAATGAAGCGCGCCTCtgtccttttttctttccctttgaggaaaaaagaaggagaagctTAAGACCCTGCGCGTTCTCGCGTCCTTCTTCTGGATGCTTCCTACCCCTCGATGAATAATTCTCCTCCTGACGAGCGACGCAAAGTTCATGGAAATCCACTGGAGCAAAAAGTCTTGCAATTTATGTcgaacaaatctgcgtgttcGCGCTGTtgctcgttataacgttttattaaagtttcttttcaatccgatattttcattttcagttTTATCGCAACCTAGTTTTATCAGCTTTcataattcgaaattttttatcctttttttttctttaagtatttttataaatatttattcgattgtattttatttggcAATGTAACGCTTGAATTTAGAATGTACTCTGTAATTTCACTACATGCACTAATTATTACTGCAATATGTACTAGTAATTCTGTTACGTACTATAATTTTCCTCTGTGGAAATCGACATTGTTAATTTTCCCACTTCTGAACTATCGATCTTTCCACAAACGTTTATTCGACCCTTTCCatcgttcttctttctttccaaaAATTGTACACTAcgcttattttttatcgaaatagATCATGCAAATAATCGAATACGACATATAAGGTATAAAGGGATTGATTGATAGGAAcagataaaatattcaaaaagcAGGAAATTACAAGTCGAACATTTTCTGTCACCTCGGATGCCACAGACGCATAAGGGACGGTGGTATAATTAAATTCCCATCCTTGTTGGCAATCTTTCGCTGGCCACGATGGGTCCGGTACGTGGCTTCCATTTAGCAAAATTTCCGTGTAATTTACATCGTACATGCTGCATCTCGAGTAATCTTCGCGGTTGACTGGTATCGCCAGCGACAGCCTGAAACGAAGGAGAAGATAACGTAGATTGGTTCACGGTCTTCGATGCCGATGGACGTTCCGACAAGCGAGTAATTAACGTTCTATTTGAAACTTGACAAAAAACATTGGGAATCTCGAGTATTTGTTGAGCTAATAATATTGATTGTTAGTCGAGTCTGATAAAACGTATTTGAttggaatttcatttaaagcGAAGAAAGTTATTTTCAATTGTAGCTGGATGTACGTTAATTGCTGTTTTCCTGTCTTTACAAATTACTCATTCCTTTGTTTCATCAGCCTTTTCGATTATTATTGTCTCGTATTATTATTGTCGAGTATTGTCTCGTGGTTATTATCTCAACGCTTTTATCGTGTCAATTTATTGCGTTGTGTTCATACGGGTTTgtagaatatataataaacaatgcaatgagaaatgaaaatgagaaaattttgaagaattattaaatgaGGTAAATTGAAGGGAAAGAAGTTCTGTGAAGGAACTGGATTGGATCTAAACagataataaagaaagatGATCCAAGATTTGCGACCTCCGACGTATGTCGAAAACACTTACTCATTAATAACGAATGTCATTAAGATAATTCAGTGACGGTAATTGCGTCTGTTATTCTGATGAATGTTACATAACGAGATAGGAAGTCGATGTCATGATGACTGGCGCTGTCTGAATCAAATCAACCCTATTCACAACCAGATAATACCGTCAAACGATgtttacattattataatatgaaatccAATTTGAAGGCTTCGTGAATTTCTATTATCCttcaatgaaattatgaaataatggcgcaatttaatgataaagattattattatttcattaggCTTGCTGTATAATTTGCTAGATTGTCTTCAACCAgataaatatatcaataattttGGCAATGGCTATCATCACATACTTTATCGAAAGAGAGAACATTGG
This Bombus huntii isolate Logan2020A unplaced genomic scaffold, iyBomHunt1.1 ctg00000175.1, whole genome shotgun sequence DNA region includes the following protein-coding sequences:
- the LOC126877473 gene encoding organic cation transporter-like protein, which translates into the protein MYRMLEIANHVDIEEEAKVEYIVDGIIDDENNKAILYGATSIKELRKRLVMYEEQKSRRAKSIVKPAKTQKNGKPSQSVDAMKKRRCFICGSEDHLSVKCPERGESVRCSECSGFGHIAARCTARPKETCVVSRSEKGNYLLLRFRLSLAIPVNREDYSRCSMYDVNYTEILLNGSHVPDPSWPAKDCQQGWEFNYTTVPYASVASELGWVCQYDALPAIAQSIFFIGAIFGGLIFGWVADQYGRIPALLGANLMGFLAGVATAFAGSFWQFTLCRFFVGFCNIEK